The Plasmodium reichenowi strain SY57 chromosome Unknown, whole genome shotgun sequence DNA segment CAAcctactactactactactactactactactacaTCTTCGTCAAATAGAGGAAGAGGTAATGAAAGATATACTCAATCAAGAGATAGAAGAGAAGAAAggaataattataatagtGATTATTATACTAGAGGAAATGAGagaacatataataattcaaatgTTACAAGTAGTGCAAATAGAGAATTAATGCCTTACAAAAAGGAGATATTACCTTTTGGTGTTAGTAATTCTGAATTGGAGGATAAATTAACAGAAGaagaattaaatgaaaGAATAAGAAGATTAGATTTTACAGTATCTGTTAAAgatatgtttatattatggAATCATATACTTGCAcatgaaagaaaaaaatatacaaaaatgcaagaatatttaatgtattatagtcaatatttagaaaaaaCATATCTTGTTCCTACAGcttttagaaaaaaatattggTGGAGGgttcattatatattgaCCGAAGAAGTAGTTAAAAGAGAAAGGACAGATAATCTAGATTTCCATCAATTCTTACGTAAAGGTTCTTGTGAAAAACGtgaatttttatattttattaattctaAAAGAAAAGCATGGGCTGATCTTACGGAAacaatgaaaaatatatggatGGAAAGATTAACTTATAAAATGAGAAAATATAGTGGAGCGtaatatgaattaaaaCTAAAAAGGATACTAtagtatattatatgaaaatggaaatatatatatatatatatatatatattatatgattgatcctattttttttctatgattgttttataaaaatacatacatttattaatatgtaaatgaataatatataaaaacattttctgagaattttaaaaaatgatatataatgtaCATGAgtgaatatttatataatatatataaatatgtgtACACTCTCTTATATACTTTTTgctttttcctttttactttttactttttactttttactttttttttcttttttcttttaatagTTGTCAAATGAgatatattcatatttttttatattttattaaaaaacgaattaaaaattttatttattaaattttttgtatgaattgttttatttaaaaaattaattatgtctatggatatatatatatatatatatatatatatatataaatcaaacagaaaagtataatatatatatatatatatatatatatatacaaatcaaataaaaaagtataatatatatatatatatatatatcaaataaaaaagtataagatatatataataatgataatattatacaaacatttatgatatgtataaaattatttgaatatattcatttaataacTTTCGgatttttttaaatataataataatgcaAAAACAGGTACTAATGCATAACTCCAAAAAATTGTACTATATACCATAGATATACAAGGGGCAGCACAACTTATTAGCCATACaattatgaataatatgacTACGTATATTGGTACGGATACAAAATCTCGAATAAGATAATTTAACattttatctatatattttgaagGTATACGATGTAATAAGCTTAAaaatttttgaaatatattttcttcttcttttttctccattttattatcatatagTTCTGAATACATTTGTTCATATCCTTTAAACATAGAATCTCTTATTTCCATGTTGTAATTTTCAAATGATGTGATCTTTAATAAATGATTTAACTCTGAACAATCGATAACAAAAGCGTCTTCTATAAATTCTTGTTtctttatttcttcttctatagtattctttttaaaaaggGAAATATATCccttttttgtttgttcGGTGTTATCATAGGTTGACAAGGatctaatttttttaaaattgggtatatcata contains these protein-coding regions:
- a CDS encoding exported protein (PHISTc); its protein translation is IPDVRFPHPQWGPGMMYGRPYYHWVPYMGDGRGYNFYNPHQHMVYGRPYYWVPPPALEYTKGCNPMEQRKEEERANVGGRGSRYPEEERYNYNNKRSNSVPEGRNYEENAYERGGGNNKWDFRNIYDRLRDEDENDYDQPTTTTTTTTTTSSSNRGRGNERYTQSRDRREERNNYNSDYYTRGNERTYNNSNVTSSANRELMPYKKEILPFGVSNSELEDKLTEEELNERIRRLDFTVSVKDMFILWNHILAHERKKYTKMQEYLMYYSQYLEKTYLVPTAFRKKYWWRVHYILTEEVVKRERTDNLDFHQFLRKGSCEKREFLYFINSKRKAWADLTETMKNIWMERLTYKMRKYSGA
- a CDS encoding exported protein (hyp7); the protein is MYFCCCKIIIYYVVISIFHIYNNDNIKKKHNKYDIPNFKKIRSLSTYDNTEQTKKGYISLFKKNTIEEEIKKQEFIEDAFVIDCSELNHLLKITSFENYNMEIRDSMFKGYEQMYSELYDNKMEKKEEENIFQKFLSLLHRIPSKYIDKMLNYLIRDFVSVPIYVVILFIIVWLISCAAPCISMVYSTIFWSYALVPVFALLLYLKKSESY